Proteins from one Rhizobium sp. CB3090 genomic window:
- a CDS encoding alpha/beta hydrolase, producing the protein MNYFRITDWESAYTSDAYVVGGDRWPAAWVEPAQSFRDSLAATSRAKLDLAYGPHERNRFDLFLPAEKPKGLVVFIHGGYWLELDKSYWSHLAAGPVANGYAVAILSYTLCPEIRLTGIAKEIAAAIGTAADMIDGPLMLAGHSAGGQLATRMVTTTSPLATTIQARIRHVVSISGLHDLRPIMKRSMNEYLRIDAAEAMAESPALLEPAENVRLTCWVGGAERAEFIRQNALLANIWTGLGAATAAVVEPDQNHFTILDGLTDPIHPLTRTLLSD; encoded by the coding sequence ATGAATTATTTCAGAATTACCGACTGGGAAAGTGCCTATACCAGCGACGCCTATGTGGTCGGCGGTGATCGCTGGCCGGCAGCCTGGGTCGAGCCGGCACAATCTTTCCGCGATAGCCTGGCCGCGACCAGTCGCGCCAAACTCGACCTCGCCTATGGGCCTCATGAGCGCAATCGCTTCGACCTCTTCCTGCCCGCCGAGAAGCCAAAGGGATTGGTGGTCTTCATCCATGGCGGCTATTGGCTGGAACTCGACAAGAGCTATTGGTCGCATCTCGCCGCCGGGCCTGTCGCCAATGGCTACGCGGTCGCCATCCTCTCCTACACGCTTTGTCCCGAGATCCGCCTCACAGGCATCGCCAAGGAGATAGCCGCAGCGATCGGCACCGCCGCCGATATGATCGATGGCCCCCTGATGCTGGCCGGACATTCTGCCGGCGGCCAACTCGCAACCCGCATGGTGACCACGACCTCTCCGCTCGCCACCACAATCCAGGCACGCATCCGCCATGTGGTCTCCATTTCTGGACTGCACGACCTGCGCCCGATCATGAAGAGATCCATGAACGAATATCTGCGCATCGATGCCGCCGAAGCCATGGCCGAAAGCCCGGCGCTGCTTGAGCCCGCGGAAAATGTCCGCCTCACCTGCTGGGTCGGAGGCGCGGAACGCGCCGAATTCATCCGCCAGAATGCCCTGCTTGCCAATATCTGGACCGGCCTTGGAGCGGCAACCGCCGCCGTCGTCGAGCCGGATCAAAATCATTTCACGATCTTGGACGGCCTGACCGATCCGATACATCCGCTAACGCGGACGCTGCTCTCGGATTGA
- a CDS encoding glyoxalase/bleomycin resistance/extradiol dioxygenase family protein: protein MTDAAEQTQSEQPKVPVLGGLVPYLTVDGAVKAAEFYKRAFGAEQAFMYPADEQGRTMHIHLYINGSSLMLGDAYPEHGHPLEKPQAFTLQLLVDDIDAWWQRAVDAGAEVVMPIEVMFWGDRWGQLRDPFGIVWAMNAPVQK from the coding sequence ATGACCGATGCAGCAGAACAAACGCAATCAGAGCAGCCCAAAGTGCCGGTGCTTGGCGGCTTGGTGCCTTATTTGACGGTGGACGGCGCAGTGAAGGCCGCCGAGTTCTACAAACGCGCCTTCGGCGCCGAACAGGCCTTCATGTATCCGGCCGACGAGCAGGGCCGGACGATGCATATCCATCTTTATATCAACGGGAGTTCGTTGATGCTCGGCGACGCCTATCCGGAACACGGTCACCCGCTGGAAAAGCCGCAGGCTTTTACTCTGCAATTGCTTGTCGACGACATCGATGCCTGGTGGCAACGCGCCGTCGATGCGGGTGCCGAGGTCGTCATGCCCATCGAGGTAATGTTCTGGGGCGACCGCTGGGGCCAGCTTCGCGATCCCTTTGGCATCGTCTGGGCCATGAACGCGCCGGTCCAGAAATAA